A single window of Treponema denticola ATCC 35405 DNA harbors:
- a CDS encoding YoaK family protein: MSNTLKDLRFKVWIAFLTFLSGFINVGAIRSFSLPVSHHTGNVSHLALSIANKNITEVFIIGSAILAFFAGAFISGLLFHQRKFGLKKRYGILLMGLAMIFLSLALFKTPQILKVSALSFAAGVQNAMFIFYGDILVRTTHITGYLTDAAFALAMCLRGKKDKFRFFLFYSLNILFFLAGGITAGLIKIGSFFISSACLYLIAGLYYFMMRKKQ; the protein is encoded by the coding sequence ATGTCCAACACCTTAAAAGACCTGAGATTTAAAGTCTGGATAGCCTTTTTAACCTTCTTGTCGGGTTTTATAAATGTAGGAGCAATCCGCAGCTTTTCTTTGCCTGTAAGCCATCATACAGGGAATGTAAGTCATCTTGCCCTTTCAATTGCAAACAAAAATATAACGGAAGTTTTTATAATCGGTTCAGCGATTCTTGCCTTTTTTGCGGGAGCCTTCATATCAGGACTTTTATTCCACCAAAGAAAATTCGGATTAAAGAAAAGATACGGAATCTTGCTGATGGGCCTGGCTATGATATTTTTAAGTTTAGCACTGTTTAAAACACCCCAAATCCTCAAAGTATCTGCCCTAAGCTTCGCAGCAGGAGTTCAAAACGCCATGTTTATCTTCTATGGAGATATCCTTGTAAGAACCACCCACATAACAGGCTACCTTACAGATGCTGCCTTTGCCCTAGCTATGTGCCTTAGGGGCAAAAAAGACAAATTCCGATTTTTTTTGTTTTACAGCCTCAACATTCTTTTTTTCTTAGCCGGAGGAATTACAGCAGGCCTTATCAAAATCGGCTCATTTTTTATAAGTTCTGCCTGTCTTTATCTTATCGCCGGCCTTTACTATTTTATGATGAGGAAAAAACAGTAA
- a CDS encoding ribonuclease catalytic domain-containing protein yields MNTNAIVLYKNRPALIKGQADGKFEIETETGIKKVREKDFSVLAPSNSSSLKNILTAACPEPDFNEAADFFEEGTALFSEISELVWENLNPEQMWAAWLLVSASPLFIAESPDLPIKIRTKEEAESIAAAALKKETEKQAEEQERKEFISSLSKFIKEKKEENFDLKKYSHFLQEIEALALEKTDKSKLLNEAHLKETPESAHKILISTGYWKIEKNPYPTRFKHPLNSPKLELPPIEHNKKYEDLTHLTSYAIDNEGSTDPDDAVCFDGENLWIHIANPADIITPDSKSDMDARKRGATLYIPEGVSRMLGESAVDAFALGLHDDSYALSFKLKLNDSAEILDVDILRTKIKVSCISFEKADEEKMNTNLKHLFEIAEKNRKKREAAGAVSIDMPEVQIKVETENENQKVFISPYNFTESFLMIKEMMLLAGEAAARFAFKNNIPFQYVSQEAPELPKKLPEGLAGEYRKRKAMRPRNVGTIPAMHSALGIAMYSQITSPLRRYGDLVAHQQLLKFIDGKEVMKTDDLLMRIAAGDIAGKNCSYAERASRQHWTLIYLLQNPDWQGEAVILETIKNTARISIPSIGYETEMRLKKELSINERINVKAEDIDIPNLTVRFVQV; encoded by the coding sequence ATGAATACAAATGCAATCGTCTTATATAAAAACCGTCCGGCTCTTATAAAAGGACAGGCTGACGGAAAATTTGAAATAGAAACGGAAACGGGCATCAAAAAGGTGCGCGAAAAAGATTTTTCCGTTTTGGCTCCAAGTAACTCCTCATCGCTAAAAAACATTTTGACCGCTGCTTGTCCCGAACCTGACTTTAATGAAGCCGCCGACTTTTTTGAAGAAGGAACAGCCCTCTTCTCTGAAATAAGCGAATTGGTTTGGGAAAATTTAAATCCCGAACAAATGTGGGCAGCTTGGCTTTTAGTTTCGGCATCTCCTCTTTTTATTGCAGAAAGCCCTGACCTTCCGATTAAGATAAGAACAAAAGAAGAAGCTGAGTCCATAGCCGCTGCAGCACTAAAAAAAGAAACCGAAAAACAAGCGGAAGAGCAAGAGCGGAAAGAATTTATAAGCAGCTTATCAAAATTTATAAAAGAAAAAAAGGAAGAAAATTTCGACTTAAAAAAATATTCTCACTTTTTGCAGGAAATAGAAGCTCTTGCCTTGGAAAAAACCGACAAGTCAAAACTTTTAAATGAAGCTCACTTAAAAGAAACTCCTGAATCTGCTCATAAGATTTTAATTAGTACAGGTTATTGGAAAATAGAAAAAAACCCCTACCCCACCCGCTTTAAGCATCCTTTAAATTCGCCGAAGCTGGAATTGCCTCCTATCGAGCATAACAAAAAATACGAAGACCTGACTCATCTTACCTCCTATGCAATCGACAACGAGGGCAGCACCGATCCCGACGATGCCGTATGCTTTGACGGAGAAAACTTATGGATTCACATTGCAAACCCTGCCGACATAATTACCCCCGATTCCAAAAGCGATATGGACGCAAGGAAACGGGGTGCGACCCTTTACATTCCTGAAGGCGTATCCCGAATGTTGGGAGAATCGGCAGTCGATGCCTTTGCCCTCGGCCTGCATGATGACTCTTATGCCCTGTCGTTTAAACTTAAGCTAAATGACTCGGCTGAAATTCTCGATGTAGATATTTTGCGTACCAAAATAAAAGTAAGCTGTATAAGTTTTGAAAAGGCCGATGAAGAAAAGATGAATACAAACCTAAAACATCTTTTTGAAATAGCAGAAAAAAACAGAAAAAAACGGGAAGCGGCAGGAGCTGTTTCGATAGATATGCCCGAAGTTCAAATCAAGGTAGAAACCGAAAATGAGAACCAAAAAGTTTTTATAAGCCCGTATAATTTTACGGAATCTTTTTTGATGATAAAGGAAATGATGCTCCTTGCAGGAGAGGCCGCTGCCCGCTTTGCTTTTAAAAACAATATTCCCTTTCAGTATGTAAGTCAGGAAGCACCCGAATTACCGAAAAAACTTCCCGAAGGTCTTGCGGGCGAATACCGAAAAAGAAAAGCTATGAGGCCGAGAAATGTGGGTACAATTCCTGCAATGCATTCAGCCCTCGGAATTGCAATGTACAGTCAAATTACAAGCCCCCTCCGCCGCTATGGAGACTTGGTTGCCCATCAACAGCTTTTAAAATTTATCGACGGAAAAGAGGTGATGAAAACCGATGACCTTCTTATGAGAATAGCGGCGGGAGACATTGCAGGCAAAAATTGTTCCTATGCTGAAAGAGCCTCGCGTCAACACTGGACTCTGATCTATCTATTACAAAACCCTGACTGGCAAGGAGAAGCAGTAATCTTAGAAACAATAAAAAATACTGCTCGCATTTCCATTCCGTCTATCGGCTATGAAACCGAAATGAGATTAAAAAAAGAATTATCGATTAACGAACGCATAAATGTAAAAGCCGAGGATATAGATATTCCGAATCTGACTGTAAGATTTGTGCAGGTGTAA
- the coaD gene encoding pantetheine-phosphate adenylyltransferase yields the protein MVKAVFAGSFDPPTFGHLNVIERAQKIFTEVHVVIAVNNNKNYLFSGEERKHMMEELTQKWDNVFVNTWNSLIVNYAEKIGANVLIRGVRNVSDFSYEFDLAVMNKGLNQKIETVFMVPDTKYFVLRSSSIKELASFGGNLSGMVPPIVEKALKEKIEEI from the coding sequence ATGGTAAAAGCTGTTTTTGCAGGGTCCTTTGATCCGCCCACCTTCGGGCATTTAAACGTAATTGAAAGAGCTCAAAAGATATTCACCGAGGTACATGTCGTAATCGCCGTAAATAACAATAAAAATTATTTATTTTCGGGTGAAGAACGTAAGCATATGATGGAAGAACTTACCCAAAAATGGGATAATGTTTTTGTAAATACTTGGAATTCGCTGATAGTAAACTATGCCGAAAAAATCGGTGCCAATGTTTTAATCCGCGGAGTGCGAAATGTTTCCGATTTTTCCTATGAATTCGATCTTGCCGTTATGAATAAGGGTTTAAACCAAAAGATAGAAACCGTTTTTATGGTTCCCGACACAAAGTACTTTGTGTTGCGTTCAAGTTCCATAAAAGAATTGGCATCCTTCGGCGGAAACCTTTCCGGTATGGTTCCTCCCATAGTCGAAAAAGCCTTAAAGGAAAAAATAGAGGAAATATAA
- a CDS encoding type II toxin-antitoxin system HicA family toxin: protein MTAKEVLKLLKQNGWYICETKGSHYQLKHLKIKRYKMRNKIYGICIFN, encoded by the coding sequence ATGACAGCAAAGGAAGTGTTAAAGCTCTTAAAACAAAACGGATGGTATATTTGTGAAACTAAAGGTTCACATTATCAATTAAAACACTTGAAAATTAAGAGGTATAAAATGAGAAATAAAATATATGGAATATGCATATTCAATTAG
- a CDS encoding HD domain-containing protein produces MKCEINNILIEKTKAFLKRKFDESKYLSGHPEEKAYRLEHSYRVANIGKAIAEKENFSITEMIIACLLHDISYCEEFCGKEDWLNHGRNAAKISYPFLKELGLPEDRINDICYGIAIHVDDKADFEGERTSFALTVGDADNIDRFDVYRIYETLHNNNFKDMNISLKKDYVEKRLNELYKLLNMELGTKSAEDLWKERLVFYIEFYEKLKEQLKISEDVF; encoded by the coding sequence ATGAAGTGCGAAATAAATAATATATTGATTGAAAAAACAAAGGCTTTTCTAAAAAGAAAATTCGATGAGAGTAAATATTTAAGCGGACATCCCGAAGAAAAAGCATACCGGCTTGAACATTCTTACCGCGTTGCAAATATCGGCAAAGCGATAGCCGAAAAAGAAAATTTTTCCATTACGGAAATGATAATTGCCTGTCTTCTCCATGATATTTCTTACTGCGAAGAATTCTGCGGCAAGGAGGATTGGCTTAACCATGGACGAAATGCGGCAAAAATCTCCTATCCTTTTCTTAAAGAATTGGGATTACCTGAAGATAGGATTAACGATATATGTTACGGAATAGCGATTCATGTAGACGACAAAGCCGATTTTGAGGGAGAGCGCACCTCATTTGCTCTGACGGTAGGAGATGCGGATAATATTGACAGATTTGATGTGTATAGGATTTATGAAACTCTGCATAACAATAATTTTAAAGATATGAATATTTCGCTTAAAAAAGATTATGTTGAAAAGAGACTCAATGAGCTTTACAAATTGCTAAACATGGAACTGGGAACAAAATCTGCGGAAGATCTATGGAAAGAGAGACTGGTATTTTACATTGAGTTTTACGAAAAACTAAAAGAGCAATTAAAAATAAGCGAGGATGTGTTTTAA
- a CDS encoding ArsR/SmtB family transcription factor, whose product MIEDDEIGVSNEETVAHARAKMPDEQTMSDLGDFFKNFGDSTRIKIVSALISGELCVADLAEVLEMSASAVSHQLRILRQAKIVKSRRNGKQVYYTIDDNHVGILYSVGLEHIREGR is encoded by the coding sequence ATGATAGAAGATGATGAAATAGGTGTTTCGAATGAAGAAACTGTGGCTCATGCAAGGGCTAAGATGCCCGATGAGCAGACAATGAGCGACTTGGGAGATTTTTTTAAAAACTTCGGAGATTCTACGAGGATTAAGATTGTTTCCGCTCTTATTTCCGGGGAGCTCTGTGTAGCCGACCTTGCAGAAGTTTTGGAAATGTCGGCTTCGGCCGTTTCTCACCAGCTTAGAATTTTAAGGCAGGCTAAGATAGTAAAAAGCCGCCGAAACGGAAAACAGGTTTATTATACAATAGATGACAACCATGTCGGAATTCTATATTCCGTCGGTTTGGAACACATTAGGGAGGGCAGGTAA
- a CDS encoding DUF2764 family protein, with protein sequence MASYYYLTAQLPSIFPNLQPPMSFKAFKELALRSLSKKDAQILENLTLEPPREEKSTGSAYLDKWYEFERSLRIALEQVRSAKLKWEAPISYDERVLLSSAFTPVQIARTAASIQNPLEAETFLDNARFQAADTVRGAENFSSDGIFAYAVKLLLRERASKFEMEKGKEEYSSIYNTILDEEK encoded by the coding sequence GTGGCATCCTACTATTATTTGACGGCTCAACTGCCTTCAATTTTTCCTAATCTACAGCCTCCTATGAGCTTTAAAGCCTTTAAAGAACTGGCTTTGCGTTCTCTTTCAAAAAAAGATGCTCAAATTTTGGAAAATCTAACCCTTGAGCCTCCAAGAGAAGAAAAAAGCACAGGCTCCGCCTATTTGGATAAGTGGTATGAGTTTGAGCGTTCTCTTAGAATAGCCCTTGAGCAGGTACGCTCGGCAAAGCTGAAATGGGAAGCTCCTATTTCCTATGACGAAAGAGTTTTGCTTTCTTCGGCTTTTACACCGGTACAAATTGCAAGAACAGCCGCTTCAATTCAAAATCCTCTTGAGGCCGAAACTTTTTTGGATAATGCAAGGTTTCAGGCTGCCGATACGGTAAGAGGGGCTGAAAACTTCTCTTCCGATGGAATTTTTGCCTATGCTGTTAAGCTCCTTTTGAGAGAGAGAGCATCTAAATTTGAAATGGAAAAAGGAAAAGAAGAATATTCTTCGATATACAACACTATCCTCGATGAAGAAAAATAA
- a CDS encoding V-type ATP synthase subunit E yields the protein MEVQLQELVDKIKKDGVAAADEKAAEIIRAAEEKAKNIIEKAEAEAQESVKKAEAEALRFQKAAESSIDQAGRNTLISFRQGLLNELNAIIKAETAKNYDSAVLKNLIPEAVKGWVKTGNTENLSVILADKDLKELESSLSAALKDHIAKGMELKADSKIAGGFRIGTKDGSAYYDFSAEAVADLFSSYLSPKTAEILKNAAKEL from the coding sequence ATGGAAGTTCAATTGCAAGAGCTTGTTGATAAGATAAAAAAAGACGGAGTTGCCGCTGCCGATGAAAAAGCAGCTGAAATTATCAGAGCAGCAGAGGAAAAAGCAAAAAATATTATCGAAAAAGCCGAAGCTGAAGCTCAGGAAAGCGTAAAAAAAGCTGAAGCTGAAGCTCTCAGATTCCAAAAAGCTGCCGAATCTTCAATAGACCAAGCCGGCAGAAATACTCTTATTTCATTCAGACAAGGTCTTTTAAATGAACTTAATGCCATTATAAAGGCTGAAACAGCCAAAAATTACGATTCAGCAGTTCTAAAAAATCTGATTCCCGAAGCAGTCAAGGGCTGGGTAAAAACCGGCAATACCGAGAATTTATCAGTAATTCTTGCAGACAAGGACCTTAAAGAGCTCGAATCCTCTTTAAGTGCAGCCTTAAAAGATCATATTGCTAAGGGCATGGAACTTAAAGCCGACAGCAAGATAGCAGGCGGATTTAGAATCGGTACTAAGGACGGATCTGCCTATTATGACTTCTCGGCAGAAGCCGTTGCGGATTTGTTCTCATCATATCTAAGCCCTAAAACAGCCGAAATTTTAAAGAATGCGGCAAAGGAGCTTTAA
- a CDS encoding heavy metal translocating P-type ATPase has protein sequence MDYKKENEHKHEHSHEEHHDHHEHGHHEHKHDEHHEHEHHGHGHHDHHDHHEHSHDEHCGCGHDHEEKDCRMRGHDHHGHSHDEHHDHCTCGHDHHEHDHSGHDHHGHSHDDHHEHCACGHDHSGCGCEHHHGSSKEMVVQFGISALFFAGGIFTRIFFAEAGIQIKNFYAAFSTVLFVIAWLIAGYKVLLTSVKNILKGQVFDENFLMSVATIGAFILGDWTEGAAVMLFYNLGEVVQHSAVEKSRRSIIDLMDLRPDFARLYDSDSKEKLVDPASVKIGSLVLVKAGEKIPLDGVIYEGSAELDTSSMTGESLPRTAEKGSPVLAGFVNLTGVITVKTTASLENTAASKMLELIESAQNRKARVERFITSFAKIYTPIVTIGAVLLSVLPPLLSALIFSTPINGWESFAPWISRGLVFLVISCPCAFVISVPLGYFGGIGGAAKRGILIKGADYIDALSKADAVVFDKTGTLTKGVLKVMTLMPAENVEKYEFLKLTALAEFNSHHPIAKAVQDCALINLSEEVTKTFPNAELTDYYEKAGKGISVNYKGKSLLAGKNSFISENIGKEIPLYGDEIGGTQVYAAYDGEYIGCLILTDTLKNEAREAISDLNKLGLSRVEILTGDNEKSAKKIAEDLGIKNYTSMLLPHEKVSRFEEISDEVKAKNKKASVIFVGDGINDAPVLARSDAGIAMGGIGSDAAIEAADVVLMNDNPRLVAAAVKHARFTRKIVWQNIALAFGIKIGFLTLGALGLANLWAAVFADVGVALLAVFNSLRAKR, from the coding sequence ATGGATTATAAAAAAGAAAACGAACACAAGCATGAGCACAGTCATGAAGAACATCATGATCATCACGAACACGGTCATCACGAGCATAAGCACGATGAACATCATGAACATGAACACCATGGACACGGCCATCACGATCATCACGATCATCACGAACATAGCCACGATGAACATTGCGGCTGTGGGCATGACCATGAAGAAAAAGATTGCCGTATGCGTGGACACGATCACCATGGGCACAGTCATGATGAACATCACGACCACTGTACCTGCGGCCATGACCACCACGAACATGACCACAGCGGACACGATCATCACGGGCATAGTCATGATGACCATCATGAACATTGCGCTTGCGGACACGATCATTCAGGCTGTGGCTGTGAACATCATCACGGCTCCTCAAAAGAGATGGTAGTACAATTCGGTATTTCGGCCTTGTTTTTTGCCGGAGGTATTTTTACCCGTATTTTTTTTGCGGAAGCCGGAATACAAATTAAGAATTTTTATGCAGCTTTTTCGACGGTTTTATTTGTTATAGCGTGGCTGATAGCAGGCTACAAGGTTTTGTTGACTTCGGTAAAAAATATTTTAAAAGGTCAAGTTTTTGATGAAAATTTTTTGATGTCTGTTGCAACAATCGGTGCCTTTATTTTAGGTGACTGGACCGAGGGTGCAGCGGTTATGCTCTTTTACAATTTAGGCGAGGTGGTACAGCACTCGGCCGTCGAAAAATCGAGGCGTTCAATCATAGATCTTATGGACCTCCGACCCGATTTTGCCCGCCTTTATGATTCCGATTCTAAAGAAAAACTTGTAGATCCTGCAAGCGTAAAAATCGGTTCCTTGGTTCTTGTAAAAGCCGGTGAAAAAATCCCCTTGGACGGTGTCATTTATGAAGGAAGTGCCGAACTTGATACCTCATCTATGACGGGAGAAAGCCTTCCGCGTACTGCAGAAAAAGGCAGCCCCGTACTTGCAGGTTTTGTAAACTTAACGGGAGTTATAACGGTAAAGACAACAGCTTCTTTAGAAAATACCGCTGCCTCAAAGATGCTTGAGCTAATTGAGTCCGCACAAAACAGAAAGGCTAGGGTAGAACGCTTTATTACATCCTTTGCGAAGATTTACACTCCGATAGTTACGATAGGAGCGGTTCTTCTTTCGGTTTTACCGCCTCTTTTAAGTGCGCTTATTTTTTCAACGCCTATTAACGGCTGGGAAAGTTTTGCTCCGTGGATTTCACGCGGCCTTGTATTTTTGGTAATTTCCTGTCCTTGTGCCTTTGTTATTTCGGTTCCGCTGGGGTATTTCGGCGGAATAGGAGGAGCTGCAAAACGGGGTATACTGATTAAAGGTGCCGATTACATAGATGCCCTTTCAAAGGCCGATGCCGTTGTCTTCGACAAAACGGGAACTCTTACCAAGGGTGTTCTAAAGGTTATGACCTTAATGCCTGCGGAAAATGTAGAAAAATATGAATTTTTAAAATTGACCGCTCTTGCCGAATTCAATTCTCATCATCCTATAGCTAAAGCCGTTCAAGATTGTGCCCTAATTAACTTGTCCGAAGAGGTAACAAAGACTTTTCCAAATGCCGAGCTTACAGACTATTACGAAAAGGCTGGAAAAGGTATCTCGGTAAATTACAAGGGAAAGAGCCTTTTAGCCGGAAAAAATTCCTTTATAAGCGAAAACATAGGAAAGGAAATTCCTTTATATGGAGATGAGATAGGCGGAACTCAAGTTTATGCCGCTTATGACGGTGAGTACATAGGCTGCTTGATTTTAACCGATACGCTTAAAAATGAAGCTAGGGAAGCTATATCCGATTTAAATAAATTGGGGCTTTCAAGGGTAGAAATACTTACCGGCGATAATGAAAAATCGGCCAAAAAGATTGCAGAAGATTTGGGCATAAAAAATTACACCTCAATGCTTTTACCCCATGAAAAGGTTTCAAGGTTTGAGGAAATTTCCGATGAAGTAAAAGCAAAGAATAAGAAGGCTTCTGTTATCTTTGTAGGAGACGGTATAAACGATGCTCCCGTATTGGCACGCTCGGATGCAGGTATAGCTATGGGCGGTATAGGAAGTGATGCTGCCATTGAGGCGGCTGAT
- a CDS encoding bifunctional ADP-dependent NAD(P)H-hydrate dehydratase/NAD(P)H-hydrate epimerase, giving the protein MQNVFYSLRELDKRAEEDFNLKNGILMENAARGSAEKIKNLFPLKKRDEKKTLQIVCGSGDNGGDGLALARILADDFNIHVIILKEPKSELCKLQYERLKALNIRTAKNILPESDILFDAFLGTGLKGLLKAEDKKTIEKINKVKAFKIACDIPSGLNLDGEASPNAVLCNMTFSMGALKQAFYSDEAKDITGKIEVIDLGLPRSLYEQNEKSNVFLLEKEDMLLPSRKKQNTHKGSFGHAGIIVGEKNGAALLAASAALEFGAGLVTLIGENRERPKNLKADFMYDGKFEAGKFNVKKFTSIAIGQGLGRKNDGLFSILKVKETQSMPMVIDADIFYYAELKKILPELSAAVLTPHPKEFSSLLNIAGFGSLSIEEIQKKRFILALSFSKKFPKLVLVLKGANTLIAHNGKICINTLGSPSLSKAGSGDVLTGLICSLLAQGYKPLDAAITGSLAHSLASQNSRASYSLTASKLIKNLEKLEAEQFKESKARQVK; this is encoded by the coding sequence ATGCAAAATGTTTTTTATTCTTTAAGGGAATTGGATAAAAGAGCCGAAGAAGATTTTAATTTAAAAAACGGAATCTTAATGGAAAACGCAGCCCGCGGTTCAGCGGAAAAAATTAAAAATCTTTTTCCGTTAAAAAAAAGAGATGAAAAAAAAACTCTACAGATTGTCTGCGGTTCGGGCGACAACGGCGGAGACGGGCTCGCCCTTGCAAGAATCTTAGCCGATGATTTTAATATTCATGTTATAATTTTAAAGGAGCCGAAGTCTGAATTATGTAAACTACAATACGAAAGATTAAAAGCCTTAAATATAAGGACGGCTAAAAACATCTTGCCCGAATCGGATATTCTTTTTGATGCATTTTTGGGCACCGGCTTAAAAGGGCTTTTAAAAGCCGAGGATAAAAAAACAATAGAGAAGATAAATAAGGTCAAGGCCTTTAAGATAGCCTGCGATATACCGAGCGGCTTAAACCTTGATGGAGAAGCAAGCCCCAATGCAGTTCTATGTAACATGACCTTTTCGATGGGAGCCTTAAAGCAGGCCTTTTATTCGGATGAGGCAAAAGATATTACGGGAAAAATCGAGGTCATAGACCTAGGCCTCCCCCGCTCCTTATACGAACAAAACGAAAAGTCCAATGTTTTTTTACTCGAAAAAGAAGATATGCTTCTCCCTTCAAGAAAAAAACAAAACACCCATAAGGGAAGTTTCGGTCATGCAGGAATAATTGTAGGAGAAAAAAACGGGGCAGCACTTTTGGCAGCTTCTGCCGCCTTGGAATTCGGTGCAGGCCTTGTAACATTGATAGGAGAAAATCGGGAAAGGCCTAAAAACCTAAAAGCCGATTTTATGTATGACGGCAAATTCGAAGCCGGCAAATTCAATGTTAAAAAATTTACAAGCATCGCAATAGGTCAAGGACTTGGAAGAAAAAATGATGGACTTTTTTCTATCCTAAAGGTGAAAGAAACACAATCAATGCCAATGGTTATAGATGCGGATATCTTTTATTATGCCGAACTAAAAAAAATCTTACCCGAATTAAGTGCTGCCGTTTTAACCCCTCACCCAAAAGAATTTTCTTCACTTTTAAATATTGCCGGTTTTGGAAGTTTAAGCATTGAAGAAATACAAAAAAAACGCTTTATCTTAGCCTTAAGTTTTTCAAAAAAATTCCCTAAGCTTGTGCTTGTGCTAAAGGGAGCTAATACCTTAATAGCCCATAACGGAAAAATATGTATCAATACTTTAGGCTCTCCCTCTCTTTCAAAGGCGGGTTCAGGCGATGTGCTGACAGGTCTTATATGCTCCCTCTTGGCTCAGGGCTATAAGCCTCTTGATGCTGCAATTACGGGGAGCCTCGCCCACAGCCTTGCTTCTCAAAACTCAAGGGCAAGCTATAGCTTAACGGCAAGTAAGCTCATTAAAAATTTGGAAAAATTAGAAGCGGAGCAATTTAAAGAATCAAAGGCACGACAGGTAAAATAA